The Mycolicibacterium hassiacum DSM 44199 genome includes a window with the following:
- a CDS encoding phospho-sugar mutase, whose amino-acid sequence MTETRTAPTAQEWIAHDPDPASAAELAACSPEELEERFARPLTFGTAGLRGPLRAGPNGMNLAVVMRATWAVAKVLKDRGLGGHEVVVGRDARHGSDEFALATAEVLAAQGFTVRLMFAAVPTPVVAFTVRHAPAVAGIQITASHNPPSDNGFKVYWQDGFPIVPPIDREIEAAMAAAPYADEIPRKPVVPTGVDDVQRYVERAAQVRRSHGSVRIALTPLHGVGGEFALDALARAGFGDVHVVEEQFAPDPDFPTVTFPNPEEPGATDALLRLAAEVDAEVAIALDPDADRCAVGVPTPDGWRMLTGDETGWLLGDYLLTQIDPGPVAAATVVASSVVSSRMLAAIAADHGARHVETLTGFKWLARADQGLPGHTLVYAYEEAIGHCVDPSAVRDKDGISAAVLVCDLVAALKLRGRTVLDALDELARRHGVHTTTARSRRVADLDEAAALMARLRAAPPDRLAGHAVTMTDLSAETGPLRTDAVILAGGDGETSVRVAVRPSGTEPKVKCYIEVRCADVSDLAAARARARRVQDTVLDSLQQYGL is encoded by the coding sequence ATGACGGAGACGCGGACCGCACCGACCGCGCAGGAGTGGATCGCCCACGATCCGGACCCGGCCAGCGCCGCCGAACTGGCCGCGTGCAGCCCCGAAGAGCTCGAGGAGCGGTTCGCCCGCCCGCTGACCTTCGGCACCGCCGGGCTGCGCGGTCCGCTACGGGCCGGGCCCAACGGCATGAACCTTGCGGTGGTGATGCGGGCCACCTGGGCCGTCGCCAAGGTGCTCAAGGACCGGGGGCTCGGCGGACACGAGGTGGTGGTGGGCCGCGACGCCCGGCACGGATCCGACGAGTTCGCCCTGGCCACCGCCGAAGTGCTTGCTGCCCAGGGGTTCACAGTGCGGCTGATGTTCGCCGCAGTGCCCACCCCGGTGGTGGCGTTCACGGTGCGGCATGCGCCGGCGGTGGCGGGCATTCAGATCACCGCGTCGCACAATCCGCCGTCGGACAACGGGTTCAAGGTGTACTGGCAGGACGGCTTTCCGATCGTGCCGCCGATCGACCGCGAGATCGAGGCCGCGATGGCCGCGGCCCCCTACGCCGACGAGATACCCCGTAAGCCGGTGGTGCCCACCGGTGTCGACGACGTGCAGCGCTATGTCGAGCGGGCAGCGCAGGTGCGGCGCAGCCACGGGTCGGTGCGGATCGCGCTCACCCCGCTGCACGGTGTGGGCGGCGAGTTCGCCCTCGACGCGCTGGCGCGGGCCGGCTTCGGCGACGTCCACGTCGTCGAGGAGCAATTCGCCCCCGACCCGGACTTCCCCACCGTGACGTTCCCCAACCCGGAGGAGCCAGGCGCCACCGACGCGCTGCTGCGGCTGGCCGCCGAAGTCGACGCCGAGGTCGCGATCGCGCTGGATCCCGACGCCGACCGGTGCGCGGTCGGGGTGCCCACCCCGGACGGCTGGCGGATGCTGACCGGAGACGAAACCGGTTGGCTGCTCGGCGATTACCTGCTGACGCAGATCGATCCCGGCCCGGTGGCGGCGGCCACCGTGGTGGCCAGCAGCGTGGTGTCGTCGCGCATGCTGGCGGCGATCGCGGCCGACCACGGTGCGCGCCATGTCGAGACGCTGACCGGGTTCAAGTGGCTGGCCCGCGCCGATCAGGGCCTGCCCGGACACACCCTGGTCTACGCCTACGAGGAGGCGATCGGGCACTGCGTGGACCCGTCGGCGGTGCGCGACAAGGACGGCATCAGCGCCGCGGTGCTGGTGTGCGATCTGGTCGCCGCGCTCAAGCTCCGCGGCCGCACCGTGCTCGACGCGCTCGACGAGCTGGCGCGCCGCCACGGGGTGCACACCACCACCGCCCGGTCGCGGCGGGTGGCCGACCTCGACGAGGCCGCGGCGCTGATGGCCCGGTTGCGCGCCGCGCCGCCCGACCGCCTGGCCGGCCACGCCGTCACGATGACCGATCTGTCGGCCGAGACCGGCCCGCTGCGCACCGATGCGGTGATCCTGGCCGGCGGCGACGGCGAGACCTCGGTGCGGGTGGCGGTGCGCCCGTCGGGCACCGAGCCGAAAGTCAAGTGCTACATCGAGGTTCGCTGCGCCGACGTCAGCGACCTGGCCGCGGCACGAGCACGGGCCCGTCGAGTGCAGGACACGGTGCTCGATTCGCTGCAGCAGTACGGGCTGTGA
- a CDS encoding AbrB family transcriptional regulator, which translates to MTRTALRWALLAAVTYPLTRWGVPSAALFAALVVGAALALASLAPAQVPRRLGVAAQGVLGVFIGTMVHRDAADALGPDWPIVLAIAAATLLLSVVCGALLALHRDVSTLTGSLALVAGGASGLVAITRELGGDDRVVSVVQYLRVGLITASMPVVVALIYHVDSAPAEVVDDGDAAPWYLSLALLVALVAVGGALARRVRMPGAGLLGPLALTVLLELTGLSFGLAVPALLVQVGYVVVGWQAGLAFTRESLRTVGRILPTAIALIVLLGVVSAGLGVVLARVAGLTPLEGYLATSPGGVYAVLATAVETGANVTFVIAAQVVRILLMLFGAPVLARIAVRIDRRRARRSRHAGTVRAGR; encoded by the coding sequence ATGACGAGGACGGCGCTGCGGTGGGCGCTGCTGGCGGCGGTGACCTATCCGCTCACGCGGTGGGGCGTCCCGTCGGCGGCGCTGTTCGCCGCCCTGGTGGTCGGCGCCGCCCTCGCGTTGGCGTCGCTGGCGCCGGCCCAGGTGCCCCGGCGGCTCGGGGTGGCCGCGCAGGGCGTGCTGGGCGTCTTCATCGGCACCATGGTGCACCGCGACGCCGCCGACGCCCTGGGCCCGGACTGGCCGATCGTGCTGGCCATCGCGGCGGCGACGCTGCTGCTCAGCGTGGTGTGCGGGGCCCTGCTGGCGCTGCACCGCGACGTCAGCACGCTGACCGGATCCCTGGCCCTGGTCGCGGGCGGGGCGTCCGGGCTGGTCGCGATCACCCGGGAACTCGGCGGTGACGACCGGGTCGTCTCGGTCGTGCAGTACCTGCGGGTCGGTCTGATCACCGCGTCGATGCCGGTGGTGGTGGCGCTGATCTACCACGTCGACAGCGCCCCGGCGGAGGTCGTCGACGACGGCGACGCCGCGCCCTGGTACCTGAGCCTGGCGCTGCTGGTCGCGCTCGTGGCCGTGGGCGGCGCGCTGGCTCGGCGGGTCCGGATGCCCGGCGCGGGGCTGCTCGGGCCGTTGGCGTTGACCGTACTGCTGGAGTTGACCGGCCTGTCGTTCGGGTTGGCCGTGCCGGCGCTGCTGGTGCAGGTCGGCTACGTGGTGGTCGGCTGGCAGGCCGGGCTGGCGTTCACCCGGGAGTCGCTGCGCACGGTCGGGCGGATCCTGCCGACGGCGATCGCGCTGATCGTGCTGCTCGGTGTGGTCAGCGCGGGGCTCGGGGTGGTGCTCGCGCGCGTGGCCGGGCTCACACCGCTGGAGGGATACCTGGCCACCAGCCCGGGCGGGGTGTATGCGGTGCTGGCGACGGCGGTCGAGACCGGCGCCAACGTCACGTTCGTCATCGCCGCTCAGGTCGTGCGCATTCTGCTGATGCTGTTCGGGGCGCCGGTGCTGGCCCGGATCGCGGTCCGCATCGACCGTCGCCGCGCCCGCCGGTCGCGCCACGCCGGGACCGTCAGAGCCGGGCGATGA